One stretch of Amycolatopsis sp. 195334CR DNA includes these proteins:
- a CDS encoding LLM class F420-dependent oxidoreductase, translating into MDFGISTFVTDEGIRPGVLGPALEERGFDSLFLAEHSHIPASRESPYPGGGDLPRIYYRTLDPFVTLAAIAATTSNLLLGTGVALLIQRDLFHTAKEVASLDLISGGRVLFGVGAGWNREEMRNHGTDPRTRGALLDEQLQALKLLWTEDEAEFHGKHVDFDPVFSWPKPVQRPHPPIYIGGESERALERLAKYGDAWLPRPGTSPAEIRRVKSWLAEQGRPDVPATIFGAPARPDDVAALAEAGVDRLSLLLPTLPESETLRKLDEFAAFAGGFR; encoded by the coding sequence ATGGACTTCGGCATCTCCACGTTCGTGACCGACGAGGGCATCCGCCCCGGCGTGCTCGGCCCGGCGCTGGAGGAGCGCGGTTTCGACTCGCTCTTCCTCGCCGAGCACTCGCACATCCCGGCGAGCCGGGAGTCGCCGTACCCGGGTGGCGGTGACCTGCCGCGGATCTACTACCGCACGCTCGACCCGTTCGTCACCCTCGCCGCGATCGCCGCCACCACCTCGAACCTGCTGCTCGGCACCGGCGTGGCCCTGTTGATCCAGCGCGACCTCTTCCACACCGCGAAGGAGGTCGCCAGCCTCGACCTGATCTCCGGCGGCCGGGTGCTGTTCGGCGTCGGCGCGGGCTGGAACCGCGAGGAAATGCGCAACCACGGCACCGACCCGCGCACCCGCGGCGCGCTGCTGGACGAGCAGCTCCAGGCGCTGAAACTGCTGTGGACCGAGGACGAGGCCGAGTTCCACGGCAAGCACGTCGACTTCGACCCGGTGTTCTCCTGGCCGAAACCGGTGCAGCGACCCCACCCGCCGATCTACATCGGTGGTGAGAGCGAGCGCGCGCTGGAGCGGCTGGCGAAGTACGGAGACGCCTGGCTGCCGCGTCCCGGCACTTCGCCGGCGGAGATCCGGCGGGTCAAGTCCTGGCTGGCCGAGCAGGGCCGCCCGGACGTGCCCGCCACCATCTTCGGCGCACCGGCCAGGCCGGACGACGTGGCCGCACTGGCCGAGGCCGGGGTCGACCGGCTGTCGTTGCTGCTGCCGACGCTGCCGGAGTCGGAAACGCTGCGCAAGCTGGACGAGTTCGCCGCCTTCGCGGGCGGATTCCGGTGA
- a CDS encoding DUF4383 domain-containing protein, whose translation MARATTAKTLRPHRAGLQPVQLLAGLVGLAFLVFGIVGLVRTGFGDFAGHSHGTLLGFAINPFHNVLHVLSGLLGVLMATASGLARTYGWLLLIGYGAVFVWGLMITGVIATNPISGMGDPLHINAADNWLHGGLALLGLVMALLPARKVVRTVEEVPAETTGETPRETTGETTAVTEPVTDRTARNEPATAPISTPKHRRWDLRTR comes from the coding sequence ATGGCTCGCGCGACCACCGCGAAAACCCTCCGTCCCCACCGGGCCGGTCTCCAGCCGGTCCAGCTGCTGGCCGGGCTGGTCGGCCTGGCGTTCCTGGTGTTCGGCATAGTCGGCCTGGTCAGGACCGGTTTCGGCGATTTCGCCGGGCATTCGCACGGCACCCTGCTCGGCTTCGCGATCAACCCGTTCCACAACGTGCTCCACGTGCTCAGCGGCCTGCTCGGCGTGCTGATGGCCACCGCCTCCGGGCTGGCCAGGACGTACGGCTGGCTCCTGCTCATCGGCTACGGCGCGGTGTTCGTCTGGGGCCTGATGATCACCGGCGTGATCGCCACCAACCCGATCTCCGGCATGGGCGACCCGCTGCACATCAACGCCGCCGACAACTGGCTGCACGGCGGGCTGGCCCTGCTCGGCCTGGTGATGGCCCTGCTGCCGGCGCGCAAGGTGGTGCGCACGGTGGAGGAGGTGCCCGCCGAAACCACCGGCGAGACCCCGCGGGAAACCACGGGGGAGACCACCGCGGTGACCGAGCCGGTCACCGACCGCACCGCCCGCAACGAGCCGGCGACCGCGCCGATCAGCACGCCGAAGCACCGCCGCTGGGATCTCCGGACCCGCTGA
- a CDS encoding pyridoxamine 5'-phosphate oxidase, with amino-acid sequence MPADLDLLRRLAVEEHGLATISTVRADGTVHSSVVNAGLIDDPVSGTPSVGFVARGDALKLRLLRTAGHATIVFRRGWNWAGAQGPVRIIGPDHPDPGFSQDELPTLLRQVFRAATGTHDDWDEYDRVMAAERRAAVFIAADRLTGNG; translated from the coding sequence ATGCCAGCCGACCTGGACCTGCTCCGGCGCCTCGCCGTGGAAGAACACGGCCTCGCCACCATCTCGACCGTGCGCGCGGACGGCACGGTCCACTCGTCCGTGGTGAACGCGGGCCTGATCGACGACCCCGTGAGCGGCACGCCGTCGGTCGGCTTCGTCGCCCGCGGTGACGCGCTCAAGCTGCGGCTGCTGCGCACGGCCGGGCACGCCACCATCGTCTTCCGCCGCGGCTGGAACTGGGCGGGGGCGCAGGGCCCGGTGCGGATCATCGGGCCGGACCACCCCGATCCCGGGTTCTCCCAGGACGAGCTGCCCACGCTGCTGCGCCAGGTGTTCCGCGCGGCCACCGGCACGCACGACGACTGGGACGAATACGACCGGGTGATGGCCGCCGAACGGCGGGCCGCGGTCTTCATCGCGGCCGACCGGCTCACAGGAAACGGCTGA